A segment of the Candidatus Sumerlaea chitinivorans genome:
GCTCCTCGATGCATCGCTTCATTTTGATGTATGCATCTTCGTGGGCTTCTGTCCGAAAAAAGAATTCGGGCTTTACGTTGTCGCCAAACGGATGTTCACGAAAACCGAAATGGCGGATAGCGAGAGCGGTCCGCTCGTCCGAGCTATGTCCCAGACTTGTAGGAACGTGATCCACTAAATCCACGATATTCGGAGTGTGCTCACTCATCGCTTCTACTCCCCGTGCCTCAGGCTCCGCCCTCGTTAGCTTAAGCCCTATAGTCTTCTTTCACGGGGACGGCACCCGCCGCTGGATGCCGTCCCTTCCCGGCAGGCCTTTTCGACGTCCTGCGGCTGTCAAAAAATGTTCATATTTTCCACAATTACGACGTACACAGCGACCCCCACGGCGCAGGCGCTTGCAGTTGCTACAATCAAGCGAGCCATCCACCGTTCCGTCGTGTTCATTGCCCGATAAATCACAGTCTTTCTCCTTTCATCACCCAGCTTGGTCGTTTTTCACGTTCAACTTGTTCAGGGGTTCACACTGCGAAGGCGCGCGATGTGTTCCCCGCCATGTTGCGCTTAAGCGCTCCCATCAGATCCGCAAAACTCGATTCTTTACGTTCGTTCACAAACACACGTGTATTGAAAATCGTGTCCACAATATCGCGGAAATTGCGAGTGATTTCAGCGTGCGGGTAGGCAAACACCACGGGGACCCGTTGTTCCGTGGCGACCCGCATTTGCTCACTATTCACGAGATAGCCAAGGTCGTTCAGCTCGTAGTTCAGGACTTTGCGAGTTGCTGCCTGAATCTTGTTGAAAACGTTCTTCGCCTCGTAGCGGTCGCTTACCATGTTGGTGATGAGCCCTATTTTTGAGTTGGGCTCCATTTCCAGCAGAATCTTAATGATGGAGAAACAGTCCGCATTTGCGGCGATGTTGGGGGTCGTCACGGCGATCACTTCGTCCGCAAACGTCGCAAACCGAAGAACGTTCTCGCTGATGCCCGCCCCCGTGTCCACCAGTAGCACATCCACTTCCTGCTCAAGTTTATCGAGTTGGCGCAGCAGGACCCGCCGTTGTTCGTCTGTGAGATTTGCCAGTTCTCGGATGCCCTGCCCGCCGCTGATGATCTGAATCCCAAGAGGCCCGCGGGTAATGATTTCCTCCAGTGGGAAATCGTTCTGGATGAGATGCACCAAGTTGAACCGCGGTTTTACCCCCATCAGGATATGCACATTTGCCAATCCGAGATCAGCATCGAAAATGGCGACCTTTCGGCCGGTCTGTGCGATGGTGATGGCGAGATTGACCACCACACTCGTCTTTCCCACACCGCCCTTGCCGCTGGTGATTGCAATGACACGGGCATAATTGCTGCCTTTTATGGGAAGGGGATGTTTGGCACGGATTTCTTGGATGGACGACTTGAGCTCCCGCTTTACCTCCTCGATCGTAAAACCGCGCTTATAGATAAGCTCCTTGATGCGCGTCAGAATGGCGATGTGGTCTTCGGTAAACTCGTTTTTCCCGAGCTCCATTTCACTGAAGGTGAGGAATTCGCGAAAGGCATTTTCGTAGAAGCGGATTTCGCTTTCTTCGAGCCCGGTCTTTTCGACGACCTGTTTAATAGAGAATTTGCGTATCATTGGGTGCGCTACCCTCCGCTGGTGCCTTCCTCAGCGTTTGCGCCTCCGGCTCAAACGCTGCCGATCTGCATCGGTCACTGTCGCTGGTGCACGCTCCTTGCTGGCGATCGTCCATAGGACCTCGGACCACGATAGCCAGCACACTGTTCAACTTCTTCGCTCCTTAGACGAAAAGAGGCGTTTTTTGTCAATAAGTAATGTTGAAAAATTGTCCTCCGGGCATCGTCCGTCAATTTTGGGCTGATCGCTTGCGTGTCGGTATACGATGGGCCAGCGACAAAAAACGAAACGTGAATGCCCGGGGGCAGATAGCGATATTTTGCGACCAAGCCGAAGGCACCACGATGAAACTTACAGTAAATGGCAAAAACGAAACCGTAAGCGACGAAGTGCGGACCATCGTCGATCTTCTTGCTGCGTTGAACATTCCGCGCGAGCAGGTCGCGGTCATGCTCAACGGCGATGTGATTCGTCGAGCGGACCACGAGCAAACCGAGCTCCACGACGGTGACACAGTCGAGATCATCACCATCGTCGGCGGAGGGCAGTGAGCGCGGGCGTCAGTCCTTCCGCTCGAGAATCGCGTCGAACTGATCGCGGGTTAGACGGAATGGATACCATTCTTTCATATGTCGCGCGCCGTAGCGCTTGAAGAACTCCTGCGCACTGACGTTCCAATCCAACGTCACCCATTCCATCCGTCCGCATCCACGCTCTTTGGCGATCTCGACACATTTTCGGAAAAGCGCCGACC
Coding sequences within it:
- a CDS encoding Flagellar synthesis regulator FleN; the encoded protein is MIRKFSIKQVVEKTGLEESEIRFYENAFREFLTFSEMELGKNEFTEDHIAILTRIKELIYKRGFTIEEVKRELKSSIQEIRAKHPLPIKGSNYARVIAITSGKGGVGKTSVVVNLAITIAQTGRKVAIFDADLGLANVHILMGVKPRFNLVHLIQNDFPLEEIITRGPLGIQIISGGQGIRELANLTDEQRRVLLRQLDKLEQEVDVLLVDTGAGISENVLRFATFADEVIAVTTPNIAANADCFSIIKILLEMEPNSKIGLITNMVSDRYEAKNVFNKIQAATRKVLNYELNDLGYLVNSEQMRVATEQRVPVVFAYPHAEITRNFRDIVDTIFNTRVFVNERKESSFADLMGALKRNMAGNTSRAFAV